A genomic region of Exiguobacterium sp. Helios contains the following coding sequences:
- a CDS encoding DUF5694 domain-containing protein, which yields MIGINDWNQLIDGIPSLGQLREEKPERFDEIISKETKRMQQMEQEFAELPLLSFLQTINTDGRVQEMHQTYLKLACLGEPGMEWVSRYWYYRNLMIFKNILACLTGQDEQVVIIYGLAHVHLLKQLLTESGEVNLLTLDDIMI from the coding sequence TTGATTGGAATCAATGATTGGAATCAATTGATTGACGGGATACCATCGCTTGGACAGCTTAGAGAGGAAAAGCCTGAACGATTTGACGAAATCATTTCCAAGGAGACAAAACGAATGCAACAGATGGAACAGGAATTTGCCGAACTGCCGTTGCTTTCTTTTCTACAAACAATTAACACAGATGGACGGGTGCAGGAGATGCATCAGACTTATTTAAAACTTGCTTGTCTTGGTGAACCTGGAATGGAGTGGGTATCGCGATATTGGTATTATCGCAACCTGATGATTTTTAAAAATATCCTTGCATGCCTTACAGGACAAGATGAGCAGGTTGTCATCATCTATGGTCTTGCACACGTCCACTTGCTAAAACAGTTGCTAACGGAGAGTGGCGAGGTTAATCTTTTGACGCTTGACGATATCATGATATAG
- a CDS encoding RDD family protein, which translates to MDGLLKRRIGAGVVDLVVQGMVSGVLEKTVLKRIKNKAVHSLITEPVVNFLIETVQLSTGSGQTVGQRLFQIQVVSENGQPLAIKQIAKRIVYRETIAPIKGWKNREVYLRDGSILPEDEFAGTRVIRKIN; encoded by the coding sequence ATGGATGGATTATTAAAACGTCGAATCGGAGCGGGAGTTGTCGACTTAGTTGTACAAGGGATGGTTTCCGGTGTGCTCGAGAAAACGGTATTGAAGCGTATCAAGAACAAAGCAGTGCATTCACTCATTACGGAGCCGGTCGTTAATTTTTTGATTGAGACGGTCCAACTGTCAACAGGTAGCGGACAAACCGTCGGGCAACGTCTGTTTCAAATTCAGGTCGTCAGCGAGAACGGCCAGCCGCTCGCCATCAAACAGATTGCGAAACGGATTGTGTACCGGGAGACGATTGCTCCGATTAAAGGCTGGAAAAATCGGGAAGTATATCTGCGAGACGGATCGATCCTGCCGGAGGATGAATTTGCCGGGACCAGGGTCATCCGGAAAATCAACTAG
- a CDS encoding carbohydrate ABC transporter permease, translating into MQHRKIGLMLSIIPGLGQLYHRQWMKGGLLLAVSIAFWIAFADLLNMGLWGIVTLGTEVPRDNSIFLLAQGIIAIIVLLFGIGLYVFNLRDAYRNGQKRDQGVRPDSLWSDYRNLMDQGYPYLVSGPSLFLLIFAVIFPILFSFALAFTNYDLYHSPPAKLADWVGFSTFAQIFTVDIWRSTFFDVLSWTIVWTLVASTLQVSLGIFLAVLVNQKEVQFKRVIRTIFVLPWAVPGFVTILVFAGLFNDSFGAINLDILSLFGLDPVPWLTDEKWTRVALVFMQGWLGFPYVFLVTTGVLQSIPDDLYEAATIDGASMFAKFRHITMPMVLIAMSPIIITQFTFNFNNFNIIYLFNGGGPSVPGSNAGGTDILVSWIYKLTMQSGQYALAAALTILLSIFVIAIALWQFRRTNAFKEGA; encoded by the coding sequence GTGCAACACCGGAAAATTGGATTGATGTTATCAATCATTCCAGGACTTGGCCAATTGTATCACCGGCAATGGATGAAAGGCGGACTCTTGCTCGCAGTCAGCATTGCCTTTTGGATAGCGTTCGCCGATCTGCTCAACATGGGGCTATGGGGAATCGTGACGCTCGGAACAGAAGTACCCCGCGACAACTCGATTTTTTTGTTGGCACAAGGCATCATCGCGATCATCGTCCTGTTATTTGGGATCGGTCTGTATGTATTTAATTTACGGGACGCCTACCGCAATGGGCAAAAACGTGACCAAGGCGTCCGACCGGATTCTTTGTGGTCGGATTATCGGAATTTAATGGATCAGGGTTATCCCTATTTAGTCAGCGGACCTTCGTTGTTTCTATTGATCTTTGCCGTAATCTTTCCCATTTTGTTCAGTTTCGCCTTGGCGTTCACGAATTATGATTTGTACCATTCCCCGCCTGCCAAACTGGCGGATTGGGTCGGATTTTCTACCTTTGCTCAAATCTTCACAGTTGATATTTGGCGGTCGACGTTCTTTGATGTGTTGTCTTGGACAATTGTCTGGACCTTAGTCGCCTCGACCTTACAAGTGTCGCTCGGTATTTTTTTAGCAGTACTCGTCAATCAAAAAGAGGTCCAGTTCAAACGTGTCATTCGGACGATTTTCGTCTTGCCGTGGGCGGTTCCTGGTTTTGTGACGATTCTTGTCTTTGCCGGACTCTTTAATGACAGCTTCGGTGCCATCAATCTGGACATCTTGTCTCTGTTCGGTCTTGATCCGGTCCCGTGGTTAACGGATGAGAAGTGGACACGTGTTGCCCTCGTTTTTATGCAGGGATGGCTCGGATTCCCGTACGTCTTTTTAGTGACGACAGGTGTCCTGCAATCAATTCCGGATGATTTATACGAAGCAGCAACGATTGACGGGGCGTCGATGTTTGCGAAGTTTCGACATATTACGATGCCGATGGTACTGATTGCAATGTCGCCGATCATCATTACCCAGTTCACGTTTAATTTCAATAACTTTAATATCATCTATCTCTTTAACGGGGGCGGACCGTCCGTACCCGGTTCCAATGCCGGCGGAACGGATATTCTCGTCTCCTGGATATATAAATTGACGATGCAGTCCGGTCAATATGCGTTAGCGGCCGCCTTGACAATCTTACTGTCGATTTTTGTCATCGCGATTGCGTTATGGCAGTTTAGACGTACGAACGCCTTTAAGGAAGGAGCGTGA
- a CDS encoding zinc-binding alcohol dehydrogenase: protein MHQHRLQVTAARSVTWTRHHLPPVQEHELLVRTIAGAISIGAELPQVRGDDPTDPSPAYPKETGYESYATVIAVGDQVTRFQVGDRLLAFYGHQDIALVEEAKAIPVPDGISAKLALLNILSCDAAKGVRKLEPKPTDPVLVTGMGVIGLLTVFYLRHYYHVDRIVVSDPDPVRTSLALSLGAHTLYSDTDPFVETFTHALECSARQDAFALLQEKLVPHGQLCILSDGNHETLSLTAAFYEKELRLIGSSDGWDYQDHAAWFFKTAPHVPQLERLFEQTVASQDLAGCFENLLTDTTPLKVFVTYPSTD, encoded by the coding sequence ATGCATCAACACCGATTACAGGTTACGGCAGCCCGGTCTGTCACCTGGACCAGACACCACCTTCCTCCGGTCCAAGAACACGAACTGCTTGTCCGGACGATTGCCGGCGCGATCAGCATCGGGGCTGAACTGCCGCAAGTCCGGGGCGACGACCCCACTGATCCGTCTCCAGCCTATCCGAAAGAGACCGGCTACGAAAGCTACGCCACCGTTATCGCTGTCGGAGATCAGGTCACCCGGTTTCAAGTCGGCGACCGCCTGCTTGCATTTTACGGACATCAGGATATCGCACTCGTCGAAGAAGCCAAAGCCATTCCTGTTCCGGACGGCATATCCGCCAAACTCGCATTGCTGAACATCCTATCGTGCGATGCTGCGAAAGGCGTCCGGAAACTAGAACCAAAACCGACGGACCCGGTTTTAGTGACCGGGATGGGTGTCATCGGACTGCTGACCGTTTTCTATCTGCGGCATTACTATCATGTCGACCGAATTGTTGTCTCCGACCCTGATCCGGTCCGAACATCGCTTGCCCTGTCACTCGGGGCGCATACTTTGTACTCAGACACTGATCCATTCGTCGAGACGTTTACACATGCACTGGAATGTTCCGCACGCCAGGACGCTTTCGCCTTATTGCAGGAAAAGCTTGTTCCCCATGGACAGCTCTGCATTCTTTCAGACGGGAATCACGAGACCTTATCGTTGACTGCCGCCTTTTACGAAAAGGAATTGCGGCTGATCGGCTCAAGTGACGGCTGGGATTATCAGGACCATGCCGCATGGTTTTTTAAGACGGCACCACATGTCCCGCAGCTCGAACGGCTGTTTGAACAAACAGTTGCTTCTCAGGATTTAGCCGGATGTTTCGAGAACTTGCTGACAGACACGACGCCTTTAAAGGTTTTCGTCACGTACCCGTCCACTGATTAA
- a CDS encoding LacI family DNA-binding transcriptional regulator has protein sequence MATIKDIAKEVGCSISTVSRVLNNDPTLSVGDETRARIFEVAEEIGYRKKTLKTLVKNIAFLYWLTDNEELEDVYFQTMRVEIEKKARENNIELTTYKLEGGIEKIPLDIDGFIAVGSFMNRELEYLRELTPHGVFIDSTPDPAHYDSVRPDLAQITRQAVEVLVEQGHEKIGFIGGTYHNLDTDAEEMDGRERAFRQTMEERDLLREDFIFCRQGFSVDNGHYLMNQAVEQLGEELPTAFYVAADPIAVGCLQVLNEQQIEIPKRVSLISVNDTSISKYVSPPLTTFHIDLEEICQNAIQLLLERVLKKRNIVKTVYIGAELITRKSTL, from the coding sequence ATGGCGACGATTAAAGATATTGCAAAAGAAGTGGGTTGTTCGATTTCGACGGTATCCCGCGTATTGAATAATGATCCGACGTTATCAGTGGGAGACGAGACGAGAGCCAGGATTTTTGAAGTGGCGGAAGAAATCGGATACCGGAAAAAAACACTAAAAACACTCGTGAAGAACATCGCGTTTTTATATTGGCTGACCGATAACGAAGAGCTCGAAGATGTCTATTTTCAAACGATGCGGGTGGAAATCGAAAAAAAAGCACGGGAAAACAACATCGAATTGACGACCTACAAACTCGAAGGCGGGATTGAAAAAATCCCGTTGGATATCGACGGATTCATTGCCGTCGGTTCATTCATGAACCGTGAGCTGGAATATTTGAGAGAATTGACACCGCATGGCGTATTCATCGACTCTACACCGGATCCCGCACATTACGATTCGGTTCGTCCGGATCTTGCGCAAATCACCCGTCAGGCAGTTGAAGTGCTGGTGGAGCAAGGTCATGAAAAGATCGGGTTTATCGGCGGCACGTACCATAACCTCGATACGGACGCGGAAGAGATGGATGGACGGGAGCGGGCATTTCGTCAAACGATGGAAGAACGTGACTTGTTGCGGGAAGACTTCATCTTTTGCCGGCAAGGATTTTCGGTCGACAATGGACATTACTTAATGAATCAGGCGGTCGAACAACTCGGGGAAGAGTTGCCGACAGCGTTTTATGTAGCGGCGGATCCGATTGCAGTCGGTTGTTTACAAGTCTTGAACGAGCAACAGATCGAGATTCCGAAACGGGTCAGTCTGATCAGTGTCAATGATACAAGTATTTCGAAATATGTGTCGCCGCCTCTGACGACATTCCATATTGACCTCGAGGAGATTTGTCAAAATGCGATTCAACTTTTACTGGAACGTGTGTTGAAGAAACGAAATATCGTCAAAACGGTCTATATCGGTGCGGAATTGATTACGCGTAAAAGCACTTTGTAA
- a CDS encoding extracellular solute-binding protein produces the protein MKKTITYMTVLSSLALTVSLAACGPGEESQKKDETSGKEAKLVVWEDIEKGEGIKDIVSKFEQDNGVDVKVVEKPYAKQIEDLRLDGPAGTGPDLLTMPGDQIGTAVTEGIIKEMDVPKEVQSIYTDVALDSQKVDGKLYGVPKAVETTVLYYNKKLVSEEKLPKTLEEWYALSKKTATGQSFGFLALFDQIYYAQSVLSGYGGYIFKLDDQGKYQTNRVGLGNTGAIEGATYIQKFYKEKLFPAGIIGEQGINVLESLFTEGKAAAIISGPWNVEPFTKAGIDFGITKLPELENGKNMSSFIGVKSYNVSAYSKRSELASKLALYLTNAENSKKRFVITKEVPAVSALAEDPAVTKSPAAQAVAEQSKFSELTPNVPEMNEVWKPVDAALQTIATGKAGPEAAMKQAVKTIDGQIKAKHGTK, from the coding sequence ATGAAAAAAACCATTACATATATGACGGTCCTGAGTAGTCTGGCGTTAACGGTTTCGCTCGCGGCATGTGGCCCCGGGGAAGAGTCGCAGAAGAAGGATGAAACTTCGGGTAAGGAAGCGAAGCTTGTTGTCTGGGAAGACATTGAAAAAGGAGAAGGAATCAAAGACATCGTTTCGAAATTCGAACAAGATAACGGCGTTGATGTAAAAGTCGTTGAAAAACCGTATGCCAAGCAAATCGAGGATTTGCGATTAGATGGTCCGGCAGGGACCGGTCCCGATTTATTGACGATGCCGGGGGATCAGATTGGGACTGCCGTAACAGAAGGAATCATCAAGGAGATGGATGTTCCGAAAGAGGTCCAGTCGATTTATACCGATGTTGCGCTCGATTCGCAAAAAGTGGACGGGAAACTCTATGGTGTCCCGAAAGCAGTGGAAACAACCGTTTTATACTACAACAAAAAACTGGTGTCAGAAGAGAAATTACCGAAAACATTGGAAGAGTGGTATGCCTTATCGAAAAAAACGGCAACGGGACAATCATTTGGATTTCTCGCTTTATTTGATCAAATTTATTATGCCCAAAGTGTCCTGAGCGGATATGGCGGCTACATTTTTAAGCTGGATGACCAAGGGAAGTATCAGACGAACCGAGTCGGGCTTGGGAATACCGGAGCAATCGAAGGTGCGACGTATATTCAAAAGTTTTACAAGGAAAAATTATTCCCGGCAGGCATCATCGGTGAGCAGGGCATCAATGTCCTCGAGTCCCTGTTTACGGAAGGGAAAGCGGCCGCCATCATCTCCGGTCCCTGGAATGTCGAGCCGTTTACGAAAGCCGGCATTGATTTCGGTATCACAAAACTGCCGGAACTTGAAAACGGGAAAAATATGAGTTCTTTCATCGGCGTCAAAAGTTATAATGTCAGTGCCTATTCCAAACGATCGGAGCTTGCGAGCAAACTGGCGCTTTATTTGACGAATGCGGAAAACTCTAAAAAACGTTTTGTAATCACAAAAGAAGTTCCGGCCGTCAGTGCGTTGGCAGAAGATCCTGCGGTCACAAAAAGTCCAGCCGCACAAGCGGTAGCCGAACAATCTAAATTTTCCGAGTTAACACCGAACGTCCCCGAAATGAATGAAGTCTGGAAGCCGGTTGATGCCGCACTTCAAACGATTGCCACCGGAAAAGCGGGACCGGAAGCAGCGATGAAGCAAGCCGTCAAGACGATTGACGGTCAGATTAAGGCGAAACACGGAACGAAATAA
- a CDS encoding phenylacetate--CoA ligase family protein, with product MQLKQSIYFHSPIFFQNILTTVYGRMLYQERYGPVYQKRLQELKEKERFRTNAQVEQLARLNQFLLFCQTYSSYYQELFEQHQIRLPLQALDELKQIPILSKEILRTRNADVHAKIRAPILGKTGGTTGKSIQVHYTKEDMQIRMAHLDYFKWTHGIERGMRRASFTAQTLAAESQKAPVYWRMNKTINQMLFTIKNINPQTAASYIEQLNRFNPESIDGLPSGMIEVARHAKKYNIPCTFRPKAIFPTAEMMTPAERQLIEEVFHAPIFDQYASSEGAPIVAECRYGKKHLHYEMGIIEVEEDGQILVTSFDTHGTPLVRYRVGDRMTLSETTCQCGHDGPVIASIDGRGRSFIQLKDGHRIFEGELAGIVRAFPNCIERVQYIQSDKEEIVMLYVPDERCFKEEHEKELYFVLKRLFGGQMEVLLRAVPEIPKEISGKTLLIKQLLPETS from the coding sequence ATGCAACTCAAGCAATCGATTTACTTTCATTCACCGATTTTTTTTCAAAATATCTTAACGACGGTTTACGGTCGCATGCTCTACCAGGAACGATATGGTCCGGTTTATCAGAAACGGTTACAAGAATTGAAGGAAAAAGAACGTTTTCGGACGAATGCGCAAGTGGAACAACTGGCACGACTGAATCAATTTCTGCTATTTTGCCAGACGTACAGTTCCTATTATCAAGAGCTGTTCGAGCAACATCAAATCAGATTACCGCTCCAGGCATTGGATGAGTTAAAGCAAATTCCGATATTGAGCAAGGAAATCCTCCGGACGCGTAATGCAGACGTCCATGCTAAAATCCGGGCGCCGATCCTCGGGAAAACAGGCGGGACGACAGGGAAGTCGATTCAAGTCCATTACACAAAAGAAGATATGCAGATCCGGATGGCGCATCTCGACTACTTTAAGTGGACACACGGGATTGAACGCGGCATGCGACGCGCCAGCTTCACGGCTCAGACGTTAGCGGCAGAATCACAAAAAGCACCGGTGTATTGGCGGATGAATAAAACGATCAATCAGATGTTGTTTACGATAAAAAATATTAATCCACAAACGGCAGCCTCGTACATCGAACAATTGAACCGGTTTAACCCGGAATCAATCGATGGTTTACCTTCAGGCATGATCGAAGTGGCCCGTCATGCCAAAAAATACAATATTCCGTGTACGTTCCGCCCGAAGGCGATTTTCCCGACGGCGGAAATGATGACTCCGGCGGAACGCCAATTGATTGAGGAAGTGTTTCATGCGCCGATTTTTGATCAGTATGCCTCATCCGAGGGAGCACCTATCGTTGCAGAATGTCGCTATGGTAAAAAACATCTGCACTATGAAATGGGCATCATTGAGGTTGAAGAAGATGGTCAGATTCTCGTGACGAGCTTTGATACACACGGCACTCCGCTCGTCCGGTACCGTGTTGGAGATCGTATGACGCTGAGTGAAACAACGTGCCAGTGCGGGCACGACGGACCGGTCATCGCGTCAATTGACGGACGGGGACGAAGTTTCATTCAACTGAAAGACGGTCATCGGATTTTCGAGGGAGAACTGGCCGGTATCGTTCGCGCTTTCCCGAACTGTATCGAACGGGTCCAATATATTCAATCCGACAAGGAAGAAATCGTCATGCTGTACGTACCGGATGAACGTTGTTTTAAAGAAGAACACGAAAAGGAACTGTACTTCGTCTTGAAGCGGTTGTTTGGCGGACAAATGGAAGTGTTGTTACGGGCAGTTCCGGAAATTCCGAAAGAAATCAGCGGGAAAACGTTGTTAATCAAACAATTGTTACCGGAGACCAGTTGA
- a CDS encoding DUF5694 domain-containing protein: protein MRSRANVLLLGCIHFDRPDNGDLLHLQGNSVLTPDRQTQVKDVLSVLSNFRPTKIMLETQLENQQDLTHEYAAYRAGNLTLTADERHQLGFRLASQVGLNLI, encoded by the coding sequence ATGAGGTCACGCGCCAATGTCTTACTGCTTGGATGTATACATTTTGATCGTCCGGATAACGGTGATTTGCTTCATCTACAAGGTAATTCAGTCCTGACACCGGACCGGCAAACACAAGTTAAGGATGTTTTGAGTGTCCTGTCTAACTTTCGTCCGACAAAAATCATGCTGGAAACGCAATTGGAGAACCAACAGGATTTGACGCATGAATACGCGGCGTATCGTGCTGGCAACTTGACGCTGACCGCGGATGAACGGCACCAGCTGGGTTTTCGTCTCGCATCCCAAGTTGGTCTCAATTTAATTTAA